The following proteins are co-located in the Imtechella halotolerans genome:
- a CDS encoding Lrp/AsnC family transcriptional regulator, giving the protein MGKFKLDEVDHQILDMLIDNTRTPFTDIAKKLLISAGTVHVRVKKMEEAGIIKGSSLTLDYVKLGYSFIAYVGIFLEKTHQTKFVLERLNDIPYITVAHITTGKFNIFCKIRAKDTKHAKEIIFRIDDIDGVSRTETMISLEESINDKKRLMHTIFKDM; this is encoded by the coding sequence ATGGGAAAATTTAAATTAGATGAAGTAGATCATCAAATTTTGGACATGCTGATTGATAATACGCGTACTCCATTTACTGATATTGCCAAGAAGTTATTAATTTCTGCTGGTACAGTACATGTTCGTGTTAAGAAAATGGAGGAAGCTGGTATTATAAAGGGTTCATCGCTTACCTTAGATTATGTGAAATTAGGTTATTCATTTATAGCCTATGTTGGTATTTTTCTTGAAAAGACCCATCAGACGAAATTTGTTTTAGAGAGACTTAATGATATTCCATACATTACGGTAGCTCATATTACTACTGGAAAGTTTAATATTTTTTGTAAAATAAGAGCCAAGGACACAAAGCACGCTAAAGAAATTATTTTCCGTATTGACGACATTGATGGTGTATCTCGTACCGAAACTATGATTTCCCTAGAAGAAAGCATTAATGACAAAAAGCGATTGATGCATACGATTTTTAAAGATATGTAA
- a CDS encoding M14 family metallopeptidase, translated as MIQFKEERLFGRYITFEHITPILYEYGFIPELLGESVNKVPIYMYKLGTGPKKLLLWSQMHGNESTTTKALIDFMNRCRLDVSFSGDLLDRCTLYIIPMLNPDGSKAYTRINANQVDLNRDALDLTQPESKILRAIYDQIKPDFCFNLHDQRTIFSVGETSYPATVSFLAPAAEESRSITPSRAKAMEVIVKMNEQLQELIPNQVGRYDDGFNINCVGDMFTSLNTPTILFEAGHYNLDYERDTTRVYIYEALVTAITYIAFNDVNGVGVDSYFEIPENGKNFVDILLYDDVTGMQSNVGILFKEILQNNSIVFMPTLEKIGNLQGFYGHKETSLSSVGVKEVSENVFGQDLLWEILTKIQQNQRYLKI; from the coding sequence ATGATTCAGTTTAAAGAAGAGAGACTCTTTGGCCGGTATATTACTTTTGAACATATTACTCCTATACTTTATGAATATGGTTTTATACCTGAGCTATTGGGTGAATCTGTGAATAAAGTTCCTATTTATATGTATAAACTTGGAACAGGGCCTAAAAAGCTACTACTTTGGTCTCAAATGCACGGTAATGAGAGTACCACTACTAAAGCGCTTATTGATTTCATGAATAGGTGTCGATTGGATGTTTCTTTTTCAGGTGATTTACTGGATCGTTGTACCTTGTATATTATCCCTATGTTAAATCCGGACGGATCTAAGGCATATACACGTATAAATGCCAACCAAGTTGATTTAAATAGGGATGCTTTAGACTTAACCCAACCAGAAAGTAAGATATTAAGGGCTATTTATGATCAAATTAAACCCGATTTCTGCTTTAATCTTCATGATCAACGTACTATTTTTTCTGTGGGTGAGACCTCGTATCCTGCCACGGTCTCCTTTTTAGCACCAGCTGCGGAAGAATCTAGATCTATCACTCCTTCTCGAGCAAAGGCTATGGAGGTCATCGTTAAAATGAATGAGCAATTACAAGAACTTATACCTAATCAAGTAGGTAGGTATGATGATGGTTTTAATATTAACTGTGTTGGGGATATGTTTACATCTCTAAACACACCAACAATTCTATTTGAAGCGGGCCACTATAATCTTGATTATGAAAGAGATACAACTAGAGTGTATATATATGAGGCTTTAGTTACAGCTATAACATATATCGCGTTCAACGATGTAAACGGAGTAGGGGTTGATTCATATTTTGAAATTCCAGAAAACGGTAAAAATTTTGTAGATATACTTCTTTATGATGATGTTACCGGAATGCAAAGTAATGTAGGAATATTATTTAAAGAAATTTTACAAAATAATAGCATTGTTTTTATGCCAACACTTGAAAAAATTGGAAATTTGCAGGGGTTTTACGGGCATAAAGAAACTTCTTTATCGTCTGTAGGTGTGAAGGAAGTTTCCGAAAACGTTTTCGGACAAGATTTACTTTGGGAAATTTTAACAAAAATACAACAAAATCAAAGATACCTTAAAATTTAG